The Enterobacter asburiae genome window below encodes:
- the gpG gene encoding phage tail assembly chaperone G, whose product MFLKKEKFTWQTESLTIFELSALQRIEYITFMAAEEKAVSADSDGISDQEMTARLIGSNIRCGARLIAMSLWHNDPTGTDVETLYQQVLSSWPPEAIGKAEMEIKLLSGMLVPVDDDNLADPDASAEAESAEPVTAEKPLPAS is encoded by the coding sequence ATGTTTCTGAAAAAAGAGAAGTTCACCTGGCAAACAGAATCCCTGACCATCTTCGAGCTGTCGGCGCTGCAGCGTATTGAGTACATCACGTTTATGGCCGCAGAGGAAAAGGCCGTCAGCGCTGACAGCGACGGCATCAGCGATCAGGAAATGACGGCCAGGCTGATTGGCTCAAATATTCGCTGCGGTGCGCGTTTGATCGCGATGTCTTTGTGGCATAACGATCCGACTGGCACGGATGTGGAAACGCTTTATCAGCAGGTGCTTAGCAGCTGGCCGCCGGAGGCGATCGGTAAAGCAGAAATGGAAATAAAGCTGCTCTCCGGCATGCTCGTTCCGGTTGATGATGACAACCTTGCCGATCCGGATGCCTCCGCGGAGGCGGAAAGCGCTGAACCCGTTACGGCGGAAAAGCCCTTGCCAGCGAGCTGA
- a CDS encoding phage tail protein produces MTDTFTWRTRKTAQGTETARTLQAQFGDGYKQIAGMGINDKQETWNLDWTGTRQEAAALRAFLMSHVTKSFWWTTPWGEKKLFRMKADSFSVSFPTGKKATVAFTFEQAFAP; encoded by the coding sequence GTGACAGACACGTTTACCTGGCGCACCAGAAAAACAGCGCAGGGAACTGAAACAGCCCGAACGCTGCAGGCCCAGTTCGGGGATGGCTACAAACAGATAGCAGGGATGGGGATCAACGACAAACAGGAAACTTGGAACCTGGACTGGACGGGCACCAGACAGGAGGCGGCTGCGCTGCGCGCTTTTCTGATGTCTCACGTTACTAAATCGTTCTGGTGGACCACGCCATGGGGTGAAAAAAAGCTGTTCAGAATGAAAGCCGATTCGTTCAGCGTTTCTTTCCCTACCGGGAAAAAAGCCACTGTGGCCTTCACTTTTGAACAGGCGTTCGCGCCCTGA
- a CDS encoding tail assembly protein, with protein MVKTLILEGKMAKKFGKRIQFDVADLREMLRAMCSQVPGFKKYMSEAHMKGIRFAFFNGDNNIGLEEFDMTRGGSVYRIVPVYEGAKSSGVLQIVVGAVALVAAFFTAGASMAAWGAAMSATAISATSILTGVGVSMMLGGVVQMLTPQPSFGAGKSSSTDNTPNYAFGAPVNTVAMGHPVPLAYGLIEAGGAIVSAGMYSSDQQ; from the coding sequence ATGGTTAAGACGCTTATTCTCGAAGGGAAAATGGCTAAAAAATTCGGTAAACGCATTCAGTTTGATGTTGCCGACCTGCGCGAAATGCTCAGGGCCATGTGTTCACAGGTTCCCGGATTCAAAAAATATATGTCGGAAGCTCATATGAAGGGGATCCGTTTCGCCTTTTTTAACGGTGACAACAATATCGGGCTGGAAGAGTTTGATATGACCCGCGGTGGAAGCGTGTACCGGATCGTGCCCGTTTATGAGGGGGCCAAAAGTTCGGGCGTCCTGCAGATAGTTGTCGGTGCCGTTGCGCTGGTCGCTGCATTCTTTACCGCGGGTGCGAGTATGGCAGCCTGGGGGGCGGCGATGAGTGCAACAGCCATCAGCGCCACGTCAATTTTGACCGGGGTCGGGGTGTCAATGATGCTGGGTGGTGTTGTCCAGATGCTCACGCCCCAGCCATCCTTCGGCGCGGGTAAATCCTCCAGCACGGACAACACGCCTAACTACGCCTTCGGGGCGCCGGTCAATACGGTCGCTATGGGGCATCCTGTCCCCCTGGCCTACGGTCTGATCGAGGCAGGGGGAGCGATAGTCAGCGCCGGTATGTACTCGAGCGATCAGCAGTAG
- a CDS encoding tail fiber domain-containing protein, producing MKHDIKYDDGYQSYENIKKFLPATYVYNDDPRERVRRGVIAQDVMKIDSEYVKLVPAAPKFDSEGSRVDADDTLALDTNVIMLDTVLALNYVIKKLEATQNELEELKLKIAAS from the coding sequence CTGAAGCACGATATTAAATATGATGATGGTTATCAGTCATACGAGAATATCAAGAAATTCCTGCCAGCAACTTACGTCTACAACGATGACCCTCGTGAGAGAGTTCGCCGAGGTGTAATCGCTCAGGACGTCATGAAGATTGATAGTGAGTACGTCAAGCTGGTCCCTGCTGCGCCAAAGTTTGATAGCGAAGGAAGCAGGGTTGATGCTGATGATACGTTGGCGCTTGATACGAACGTCATTATGCTTGATACCGTGCTGGCCCTGAACTACGTCATCAAGAAGCTGGAGGCTACACAGAACGAGCTGGAGGAGCTTAAGCTAAAAATAGCGGCATCATGA
- a CDS encoding phage tail fiber protein, producing MLSVGDFGVGTVLPNGASIRTQNDATPSGFYGSTQDGYSEIGVSTDLTTLIINRGSRPTRIHQSYNLRRTWFSYYSGSSWSYHEAYTTGNTTRASDGTLKAASPVVKVFSDGSCQTNDESDGCSVTRLGIGEYLVEGCEGLNSDAAWGGIDGGFDIPTDRNKQPLIWLDYEVNADGSVLVKTYHRTHPGAPAFARNELQGISDGDPVDIPRDQFVSVRVEMPADSLYNQKLRDDELAMTTDEGE from the coding sequence ATGCTTTCCGTTGGTGATTTTGGAGTGGGGACTGTATTACCAAATGGGGCAAGTATTCGCACACAGAATGACGCTACCCCATCTGGTTTTTATGGTTCTACGCAGGATGGATATTCAGAAATTGGTGTTTCTACTGACCTGACTACTTTGATCATCAACCGAGGTTCCAGGCCAACTCGTATTCATCAGTCTTATAACCTCAGGCGAACATGGTTCTCGTATTACAGTGGCTCGTCCTGGTCATATCATGAGGCTTACACCACGGGCAATACCACCAGAGCCAGCGATGGCACGCTCAAAGCAGCATCGCCTGTGGTTAAAGTGTTTTCGGATGGATCATGCCAGACTAACGATGAATCTGATGGCTGCTCTGTCACTCGTCTGGGCATCGGTGAATACCTGGTTGAAGGGTGTGAGGGGCTTAACTCTGATGCGGCCTGGGGTGGCATCGATGGCGGTTTTGATATCCCAACCGACAGAAACAAACAGCCTCTTATCTGGCTGGATTATGAGGTTAACGCGGATGGTTCTGTGCTGGTAAAAACCTATCATCGAACACATCCTGGCGCGCCTGCATTCGCCAGGAACGAGTTGCAGGGTATCAGCGATGGCGATCCGGTGGATATTCCACGCGACCAGTTTGTGTCCGTCCGTGTCGAAATGCCTGCCGATTCTTTATACAACCAAAAACTCAGGGACGACGAACTGGCAATGACTACGGATGAAGGTGAATAA
- a CDS encoding DinI family protein gives MFVELVYDKRNVEGLQGAREIILAELTKRVHQIFPDAEVKVKPMQANGLNSDASKSDREKLNRMLEEMFEEADMWLVSEFPTVRQAGL, from the coding sequence ATGTTTGTTGAGCTGGTTTATGACAAGCGAAATGTTGAAGGGCTCCAAGGAGCCAGAGAGATCATCCTGGCTGAGCTAACAAAGCGAGTGCACCAGATTTTTCCTGATGCAGAAGTGAAGGTAAAGCCGATGCAGGCGAACGGCTTGAATAGTGACGCCAGCAAAAGCGATCGGGAAAAGTTGAATCGCATGCTGGAGGAGATGTTTGAAGAGGCCGATATGTGGCTGGTTTCTGAATTTCCGACAGTTCGCCAGGCTGGGCTCTAA
- a CDS encoding recombinase family protein, whose translation MQIGYVRVSTNDQNTDLQRQALERAGCEQIFEEKMSGTVANRPALKKLLKALNEGDTLVVWKLDRLGRSMRNLVLLVDELRQRGIHFKSLTDSIDTSSPMGRFIFHIMSALAEMERELIVERTRAGLAAAREKGRIGGRRPKLTQEQWAQAGRLIANGVDRKQVAIIYDVAVCTLYKKFPVG comes from the coding sequence ATGCAAATTGGCTATGTAAGGGTGTCAACAAATGACCAAAATACGGATCTTCAGCGGCAAGCGCTCGAACGCGCAGGATGTGAACAAATTTTCGAAGAAAAAATGAGCGGAACGGTAGCAAACCGGCCAGCACTAAAAAAGCTTCTCAAGGCATTAAATGAGGGGGATACGCTGGTGGTCTGGAAGCTGGATCGGCTTGGGCGCAGCATGCGTAATCTGGTGCTGCTGGTGGACGAACTTCGGCAGCGCGGTATCCACTTTAAGAGCCTCACCGACAGTATCGATACATCAAGCCCGATGGGGCGCTTCATCTTCCATATCATGTCAGCCCTGGCGGAAATGGAGAGGGAGTTGATTGTGGAACGCACCCGGGCAGGTCTGGCTGCAGCTCGTGAGAAAGGGAGAATCGGCGGCAGGCGTCCGAAGCTCACCCAAGAGCAATGGGCTCAGGCAGGGCGGTTGATAGCGAACGGCGTAGACAGGAAGCAGGTTGCAATAATTTATGACGTTGCAGTATGCACGCTATATAAAAAATTTCCTGTGGGATAA
- a CDS encoding phage minor tail protein L has product MSFTADIQQLEPGSVIQLIEIDGTEFGMDQVLRFHAHNIQEEGWAAFAAENLPAIIWQGNQYDPHPYELKGMELSSTGSQPTPTLSVGNVGNYVTALCLEYDDMVRAKVKIHTTLSKYLDAANWKKGNPGASPADERVQLFYVNAKTAETRVQVDFELCSPFDIQSLQLPTRQITPVCTWCMRGWYRSGTGCDYNGTKYFTKDGTPTDDPSKDVCGGRRQDCQDRHGPDAPLPFGGFPAANLQGK; this is encoded by the coding sequence ATGAGTTTTACGGCAGACATCCAACAGCTTGAGCCCGGCAGCGTTATTCAGCTGATTGAGATCGACGGCACTGAATTCGGTATGGATCAGGTACTGCGTTTTCATGCGCACAATATTCAGGAAGAGGGGTGGGCAGCCTTCGCCGCAGAAAATCTGCCCGCCATTATCTGGCAGGGAAACCAGTACGATCCCCATCCCTACGAACTTAAGGGGATGGAGTTATCGAGTACAGGTTCCCAGCCAACGCCCACGCTGTCCGTCGGGAACGTCGGAAACTATGTCACCGCGCTGTGTCTTGAATATGACGATATGGTCAGGGCTAAGGTCAAAATCCATACCACGCTTTCGAAGTATCTCGATGCCGCCAACTGGAAAAAAGGTAATCCGGGTGCCAGCCCTGCCGATGAGCGCGTACAGCTCTTTTACGTCAATGCTAAAACCGCAGAGACGCGGGTACAGGTTGATTTCGAGCTGTGTTCTCCTTTCGATATTCAGAGCCTGCAGCTGCCGACACGGCAGATTACGCCTGTCTGCACCTGGTGTATGCGGGGCTGGTACCGAAGCGGGACCGGATGCGATTACAACGGCACGAAATACTTTACCAAAGACGGTACGCCGACCGATGACCCGTCGAAAGACGTTTGTGGCGGCCGCCGGCAGGATTGTCAGGATCGTCACGGCCCCGATGCGCCGCTGCCGTTCGGTGGTTTTCCGGCCGCTAACCTGCAGGGGAAATAA
- a CDS encoding phage tail fiber protein has protein sequence MLYNTGTIAINGNTATGTGTNWTAPASQVRAGQTIIVMSNPVQMFQISSVNSATSMTVTPAASPALSGQKYGILVSDNISVDGLAQAMSQLIKEYDENIGAWETFATTSANQTITVTINGTSVNIPSIGALARKGSNSDITELKGLTTALSIAQGGTGAKTEADARANLGLGSSATKDVGTAAGNVMQVGAFGLGNSSAQVITDVWDKSLGSRFIMMSPSTSGGPQYYSMGIRISERSWGNGPNDVSQQSFSAFSMGGKRFTWMTMADGVNSGWLEVYHNGNTTKSSDGTLKAASPVIKLFSDGRYLTNDESEGCTVTRLAKGEYLVEGCEGLNSDAAWGGIDGGFDIPTDRNKQPLIWLDYDVNADGSVLVKTYHRTYPDAPTFARNELLGVDDGAPVDIPRDQFVSIRVEMPADSIWNQRQKYTTRAPVKE, from the coding sequence ATGCTTTATAACACTGGCACTATTGCTATCAACGGAAATACCGCCACCGGAACGGGTACGAACTGGACTGCGCCAGCCAGCCAGGTCCGCGCTGGCCAGACGATCATCGTCATGTCTAACCCGGTGCAGATGTTCCAGATTTCATCTGTGAACAGCGCCACGTCAATGACGGTTACGCCTGCTGCTTCCCCGGCGCTGAGCGGCCAGAAGTATGGAATACTGGTGTCCGACAACATCTCTGTCGACGGACTGGCACAGGCGATGTCGCAGCTTATCAAAGAGTATGACGAGAACATTGGCGCGTGGGAGACGTTCGCCACTACCTCAGCAAACCAGACCATCACCGTTACCATCAACGGAACCTCCGTTAATATTCCAAGTATTGGCGCGCTTGCCAGAAAGGGGTCCAACAGCGATATCACCGAGCTGAAAGGGCTCACTACTGCGCTTTCTATTGCACAGGGCGGGACTGGGGCAAAGACCGAAGCTGACGCTCGCGCAAACCTCGGTTTGGGAAGTAGCGCCACGAAGGACGTGGGAACAGCTGCAGGAAACGTAATGCAGGTGGGAGCGTTTGGCCTGGGGAATAGTTCAGCGCAGGTAATTACTGACGTGTGGGATAAATCATTAGGCAGCAGGTTTATTATGATGTCTCCATCAACTTCAGGCGGGCCACAATATTACTCTATGGGTATTAGAATATCTGAGCGCAGTTGGGGAAATGGCCCAAATGATGTTTCCCAGCAATCATTTTCTGCATTCTCGATGGGAGGAAAAAGATTCACATGGATGACAATGGCTGATGGGGTTAATTCTGGGTGGCTAGAGGTTTATCATAACGGCAATACCACAAAGTCCAGTGATGGGACACTGAAAGCTGCCTCGCCTGTGATTAAACTTTTTTCCGATGGCAGATACCTGACCAACGATGAATCAGAGGGCTGTACTGTAACCCGTCTAGCCAAAGGTGAATATCTGGTTGAAGGTTGTGAAGGGCTAAACTCGGACGCCGCATGGGGCGGCATTGATGGTGGTTTTGATATCCCCACAGACCGCAACAAACAGCCCCTGATCTGGCTGGATTATGACGTTAATGCTGACGGTTCAGTGTTAGTGAAAACCTATCACCGCACGTATCCAGACGCGCCAACATTCGCCAGAAATGAATTACTGGGTGTTGATGATGGCGCTCCGGTCGATATTCCGCGTGACCAGTTTGTCAGTATTCGAGTGGAAATGCCCGCAGACAGCATCTGGAATCAACGACAGAAATATACAACGAGAGCCCCTGTAAAAGAGTAA
- a CDS encoding phage tail tape measure protein has translation MAQQISDLVIKLDVDRATFSEQVARIKGQLTGMADESDKVQARMQRAADRQSAALKSVGDAGAAAAADMKARQSAATEGLTKDWQNVSRSVDETHRRVTELNQRMRENDGQAAALARRQDELAASFFRQIDGVRQLNGETQSLSNVQARFRAARAQGNITQQDYLALISRTTARQKELQIVEEKSAAARTRFLSQLKQQVAEQKLSGTELLRMKAAQVGASDAAEVYIRKLEAAKVATHGLGLQSAAARQELGVLIGEVMRGNFGALRGSGITLANRAGWIDQLLSLRGLGIAGLVGGIAAAVFGLGKAWYDGSKESEEFNRQLILTGNYAGKTSGQLQALARSLAGNGITQHAAAGVLAQVVGSGAFSGNDVSMVSNVAARLQQATGQAVDETINQFKRLKDDPVNAVATLNDSLHFLTATQYEQIASAQALGDSQKAAELAMRAYSDAVIQRAGAVEDNLGSLEKAWNWVKNAASGAWDAMLGIGRNPDSAMKRQDSFAEWQAAEKEYRALSRNLKVDPDYAGNNVLQKADAERLRNARQQVELKKQAYDLADQQYAQEGLAAAREKMRTDQQAQAIRNQQQFNQLVESGATAAEKRASAEKKLSQLIEKNRQDAKDGVATLWTEKDIAAARAGIEKQWKDPKTPKGKSYSTPAGDKAEEKAQAELLTLQSQLKTLEQHTSVNDVISKQRQDLWQTENQFTVLQEAAGRRQLTAQEKSLLAHKEETLEYKRQLADLGDKVASQQKLNQLADQAVKFEQQQKAARAGLQAQSEGVSTREAGRQTTLQRLSESYSYNPQAQQKVLEEQRATFEAEDALRANWLAGAKQGWAEYQDSATNVFSSVQQISQATFSGLAGQLTSLTTTGKASFRDFTSSILKMIVSVINQLLVAYTIQSAMGWVSGGAKTSSAGQSFAVPSYRPQGFDVGGFTGHGGKYEPAGIVHRGEFVFTKESTSRIGVANLYRLMRGYASGGLVGGGSAAGAGMGGISVYAPVSISQQGSDGSINQANATGTAKQLQAIVQQTITERLKKEMSAGGVLYSRRTP, from the coding sequence ATGGCCCAGCAGATTAGCGATCTGGTTATTAAGCTGGATGTTGACCGCGCAACCTTCAGCGAGCAGGTCGCCCGAATCAAAGGGCAACTGACAGGAATGGCGGATGAGTCTGATAAAGTTCAGGCGCGAATGCAGCGTGCTGCGGACCGTCAGAGCGCTGCACTAAAGAGTGTGGGCGACGCTGGCGCGGCGGCCGCCGCAGATATGAAAGCCCGTCAGTCGGCCGCAACGGAAGGGCTGACAAAAGACTGGCAGAACGTTTCCAGGTCCGTTGATGAAACTCATCGCCGCGTGACCGAACTTAACCAACGCATGCGTGAGAATGACGGGCAGGCCGCAGCGCTTGCCCGCCGACAGGATGAACTGGCGGCATCATTTTTCCGCCAGATTGACGGCGTTCGCCAGCTCAATGGTGAAACACAGTCGCTTTCGAACGTGCAGGCGCGCTTTCGCGCAGCCAGGGCACAGGGCAACATAACCCAGCAGGATTATCTCGCCCTTATTTCCCGCACCACGGCCCGGCAAAAAGAGCTGCAGATTGTGGAGGAAAAATCGGCCGCAGCGCGCACGCGATTCCTCAGCCAGCTGAAGCAACAGGTTGCAGAGCAAAAGCTCTCCGGTACCGAGCTGCTGCGCATGAAGGCGGCGCAGGTCGGTGCCAGCGATGCGGCTGAGGTCTATATCCGCAAGCTTGAAGCTGCCAAAGTGGCCACGCATGGTCTGGGGCTGCAAAGTGCTGCTGCCCGGCAGGAGCTGGGTGTACTTATCGGCGAGGTCATGCGCGGTAACTTCGGTGCGCTGCGCGGCTCCGGGATCACGCTGGCGAACCGGGCAGGATGGATAGACCAGCTGCTGTCGCTGCGCGGCCTGGGGATCGCCGGCCTGGTTGGTGGGATTGCCGCGGCGGTATTCGGGCTGGGTAAGGCCTGGTATGACGGCAGCAAAGAGTCTGAGGAATTTAACAGGCAGCTGATCCTGACCGGGAACTACGCGGGGAAAACGTCAGGGCAGCTTCAGGCGCTGGCGCGCTCGCTGGCCGGTAATGGCATCACGCAGCATGCCGCTGCAGGCGTGCTGGCGCAGGTCGTTGGCAGCGGCGCGTTCAGCGGTAATGACGTCAGCATGGTCAGCAATGTTGCCGCCAGGCTGCAGCAGGCTACCGGGCAGGCCGTTGACGAAACCATAAATCAGTTTAAACGCCTGAAGGATGATCCGGTTAACGCGGTCGCTACGCTCAACGATTCCCTTCACTTTCTGACGGCCACCCAGTATGAACAGATAGCTTCTGCTCAGGCGCTGGGGGATTCGCAGAAAGCTGCCGAGCTGGCCATGCGGGCATATTCCGACGCGGTCATTCAGCGCGCCGGGGCGGTCGAGGATAATCTTGGCTCCCTCGAAAAAGCCTGGAACTGGGTGAAGAATGCCGCCTCCGGCGCATGGGATGCGATGCTTGGCATAGGGCGTAATCCTGACTCCGCGATGAAGCGCCAGGACTCTTTTGCTGAATGGCAGGCAGCAGAGAAAGAGTACCGCGCGCTGTCCCGCAATCTTAAAGTCGACCCGGATTATGCCGGTAACAACGTTCTGCAGAAAGCGGATGCGGAAAGGCTGAGAAACGCGCGCCAGCAGGTGGAGCTGAAAAAGCAGGCTTACGATCTTGCCGATCAGCAATATGCCCAGGAAGGGCTGGCAGCCGCGCGGGAAAAAATGCGGACGGACCAGCAGGCTCAGGCAATCCGCAACCAGCAGCAGTTTAATCAGCTGGTGGAGTCCGGCGCGACGGCGGCAGAAAAGCGGGCTTCAGCAGAGAAAAAGCTGAGTCAGCTTATTGAGAAAAACCGCCAGGATGCGAAAGACGGTGTCGCCACGCTGTGGACTGAAAAGGACATTGCCGCTGCCCGCGCCGGGATTGAAAAGCAGTGGAAGGATCCAAAAACGCCGAAAGGCAAAAGCTACTCAACGCCCGCCGGGGATAAAGCCGAGGAAAAGGCGCAGGCCGAACTTCTCACCCTTCAGTCCCAGCTTAAAACGCTTGAGCAGCATACCAGCGTGAACGACGTCATAAGCAAACAGCGTCAGGATCTCTGGCAGACTGAAAATCAGTTCACCGTTCTGCAGGAGGCCGCGGGGCGTCGTCAGCTTACAGCGCAGGAAAAATCCCTGCTGGCGCACAAGGAAGAAACGCTCGAGTACAAGCGGCAGCTGGCCGATCTGGGCGATAAGGTTGCCAGCCAGCAAAAACTCAACCAGCTGGCCGATCAGGCCGTGAAGTTTGAGCAGCAGCAAAAAGCCGCCAGGGCGGGCCTGCAGGCTCAGTCTGAGGGGGTATCCACCCGGGAAGCCGGGCGACAAACAACTCTGCAGCGTCTCAGCGAAAGCTATTCGTACAACCCTCAGGCGCAGCAAAAGGTTCTCGAAGAGCAAAGGGCGACGTTCGAGGCTGAAGATGCCCTGCGCGCAAACTGGCTGGCCGGTGCGAAACAGGGCTGGGCCGAATATCAGGATTCAGCGACAAACGTTTTCAGCTCTGTTCAGCAGATTTCGCAGGCTACGTTCAGCGGGCTGGCGGGCCAGCTTACCAGCCTGACGACAACCGGGAAGGCGAGCTTCCGGGACTTCACCAGCTCGATCCTTAAAATGATAGTGTCCGTTATCAACCAGCTGCTGGTGGCTTACACCATCCAGAGCGCAATGGGCTGGGTTAGCGGCGGGGCGAAAACCTCCTCTGCAGGTCAGTCATTCGCGGTCCCGTCATACCGGCCACAGGGTTTTGACGTGGGCGGTTTTACCGGGCACGGCGGCAAGTACGAGCCAGCCGGTATCGTTCACCGCGGGGAATTCGTCTTCACCAAAGAATCAACCAGCCGCATCGGCGTGGCTAATCTCTATCGCCTGATGCGCGGGTATGCCTCGGGTGGTCTGGTCGGCGGCGGGAGCGCAGCCGGTGCTGGCATGGGCGGGATCAGTGTTTATGCCCCAGTCAGCATCAGCCAGCAGGGGAGTGACGGGAGCATAAATCAGGCGAACGCCACGGGGACGGCGAAACAGCTGCAGGCGATTGTTCAGCAGACAATCACCGAGCGACTGAAAAAAGAAATGTCCGCAGGCGGCGTGCTTTATTCGAGGAGGACTCCGTGA
- a CDS encoding C40 family peptidase encodes MREKLLDAIRQHVAAEYPKEACGLIVQSGQQQIFIPCRNIADKPEETFTLSPEDQLAARARGEIIMLIHSHPDVVRLVPSELDRIQCDWSGIEWGIMSWPDGDFCTISPREDRDYAGRQWVLGYADCWSLIREFYLREYGIGLGNYSVPYEWWESGKERLYDDNWEREGFVEIAAGAMQPGDIIMMSVQASVTNHAAVYVGDNIILHHLFGHLSSRTPYGKYYRDRTVRVVRHKDRMHG; translated from the coding sequence ATGCGTGAAAAATTGCTGGATGCTATCCGTCAGCACGTCGCTGCTGAATATCCCAAAGAAGCCTGCGGCCTGATTGTTCAGTCAGGCCAGCAGCAAATCTTTATTCCCTGCCGCAACATTGCAGATAAGCCCGAGGAGACATTCACGCTCTCCCCGGAAGATCAACTCGCTGCCCGCGCGCGCGGTGAGATCATCATGCTCATTCATTCCCATCCGGATGTGGTCCGGCTGGTGCCCTCAGAGCTGGACAGGATCCAGTGCGACTGGTCGGGTATTGAGTGGGGGATCATGTCCTGGCCGGACGGGGATTTTTGTACGATCTCCCCGCGTGAAGACAGGGATTATGCCGGGCGGCAGTGGGTACTGGGTTACGCGGACTGCTGGTCGCTTATCCGTGAATTTTATCTGCGCGAATACGGCATTGGACTCGGGAACTATTCGGTACCTTACGAATGGTGGGAGAGCGGCAAGGAACGGCTCTACGACGACAACTGGGAGCGTGAGGGATTTGTTGAGATTGCCGCCGGTGCAATGCAGCCAGGGGACATCATCATGATGAGCGTGCAGGCATCGGTGACTAATCACGCCGCGGTATATGTGGGTGACAACATCATTCTGCATCATCTGTTCGGGCACCTTTCTTCGCGAACGCCTTATGGAAAATATTATCGCGACAGAACGGTCCGGGTGGTCAGGCATAAGGATCGAATGCATGGTTAA
- a CDS encoding phage tail assembly protein T: MLAGMTSSELGDWHQFYREHYFQDAQLDAHFSELLYSISTLFFRDPELTPAHFSLLSPSDVVISDDEPDDDTLMTAAEGITGGIRYGPAD; encoded by the coding sequence ATGCTGGCTGGAATGACTTCCAGTGAGCTGGGCGACTGGCACCAGTTCTACCGGGAGCATTATTTTCAGGACGCGCAGCTCGATGCGCATTTCTCAGAGCTGCTTTATTCCATCTCCACTCTTTTCTTCCGCGACCCGGAACTTACCCCCGCACATTTCAGCCTGCTTTCTCCTTCGGATGTCGTCATCAGCGATGACGAGCCGGATGATGACACGCTGATGACCGCCGCTGAGGGGATCACAGGAGGTATCCGATATGGCCCAGCAGATTAG